One genomic segment of Pseudorca crassidens isolate mPseCra1 chromosome X, mPseCra1.hap1, whole genome shotgun sequence includes these proteins:
- the DKC1 gene encoding H/ACA ribonucleoprotein complex subunit DKC1: MADAEVLILPKKHKKKKERKSLPEEDVAEIQHAEEFLIKPESKAAQLDTSQWPLLLKNFDKLNVRTTHYTPLPCGSNPLKREIGDYIRTGFINLDKPSNPSSHEVVAWIRRILRVEKTGHSGTLDPKVTGCLIVCIERATRLVKSQQSAGKEYVGIVRLHNAIEGGTQLSRALETLTGALFQRPPLIAAVKRQLRVRTIYESKMIEYDPERRLGIFWVSCEAGTYIRTLCVHLGLLLGVGGQMQELRRVRSGVMSEKDHMVTMHDVLDAQWLYDNHKDESYLRRVVYPLEKLLTSHKRLVMKDSAVNAICYGAKIMLPGVLRYEDGIEVNQEVAVITTKGEAVCMAIALMTTAVISTCDHGIVAKIKRVIMERDTYPRKWGLGPKASQKRLMIKQGLLDKHGKPTDNTPAAWTQEYVDYSDSARKDVKAPQVVAEAVKAPKRKRESESDETSSVAPQLVKREKKKKKAKKAKAALESADEPGDGDSDTTKKKKKKKKIKVEIFAD, from the exons ATGGCGGACGCGGAAG tacttattTTACCGAAGAAGcataagaagaaaaaggagcGGAAATCCTTACCAGAAGAAGATGTAGCA GAAATACAACACGCTGAAGAATTTCTCATCAAACCTGAATCCAAAGCGGCTCAGTTGGACACATCTCAGTGGCCCCTGTTGCTAAAG AATTTTGATAAGCTAAATGTAAGGACAACACATTATACACCTCTTCCTTGTGGTTCAAATCCTCTGAAGAGGGAGATTGGGGACTATATCAG GACAGGTTTCATTAATCTTGACAAGCCTTCCAACCCCTCTTCCCACGAGGTGGTAGCCTGGATTCGGCGAATACTCCGGGTAGAGAAGACAGGACACAGTGGTACCCTGGACCCCAAGGTGACTGGTTGTTTAATAGTGTGCATTGAACGGGCCACTCGCTTGGTGAAATCCCAGCAGAGCGCAG GCAAAGAGTATGTGGGAATTGTCCGGCTGCACAATGCTATCGAAGGGGGGACTCAGCTTTCTAGG GCCCTAGAGACCTTGACAGGTGCCTTGTTCCAGCGACCCCCGCTCATCGCTGCAGTAAAGAGGCAGCTCCGAGTGCGGACCATCTACGAGAGCAAGATGATCGAGTATGATCCTGAAAGGAGATTAG GAATCTTCTGGGTGAGTTGTGAGGCCGGCACTTACATTCGGACGCTGTGTGTACACCTTGGTTTGTTATTGGGAGTTGGTGGTCAGATGCAGGAACTCCGGCGGGTTCGTTCCGGAGTCATGAGTGAAAAG GACCACATGGTGACGATGCACGATGTGCTGGATGCCCAGTGGCTGTATGACAACCACAAAGATGAGAGTTACCTGCGGCGAGTTGTTTACCCTTTGGAAAAGCTGTTGACCTCTCATAAACGGCTGGTCATGAAGGACAGTGCG GTGAACGCCATCTGCTATGGCGCGAAGATCATGCTCCCGGGCGTCCTCCGGTACGAGGACGGGATCGAGGTCAACCAGGAGGTGGCGGTCATCACCACCAAAGGGGAAGCTGTCTGCATGG CTATTGCATTAATGACCACGGCAGTGATCTCCACCTGTGACCATGGTATCGTAGCCAAGATCAAGAGAGTGATCATGGAGAGAGACACTTACCCTCGGAAGTGGGGTTTAGGTCCAAAA GCAAGTCAGAAGAGGCTGATGATCAAGCAGGGCCTTTTGGACAAGCATGGCAAGCCCACGGACAACACGCCTGCCGCCTGGACACAGGAGTACGTGGACTACAG CGATTCTGCCAGGAAAGACGTCAAAGCCCCCCAGGTAGTTGCCGAAGCAGTCAAAGCCCCAAAG CGGAAGCGAGAGAGTGAAAGCGATGAAAcgtcttcagtggctccccagttggtcaagagggaaaagaagaagaagaaagccaAGAAGGCCAAAGCTGCTCTGGAGAGCGCGGACGAGCCGGGAGACGGG GACAGTGACACcaccaaaaagaagaagaagaagaagaaaataaaagtggaaatctTCGCTGACTAG